One window of Acidobacteriota bacterium genomic DNA carries:
- a CDS encoding ABC transporter permease encodes MHNVFMIIRREYLQRVRKKSFWIGTLVVPLLVGLMFLGQFAMMMIKTEDQRHIAIVDNGAGVAGLLAERLGEETFESGEPAYVVESFITSDDQDFQAAIDDQKARVASDEIFGVVTIGDQIFENENFGFQLKNVGNERAVQSIENELEDIVVSLRLEQSELGIDRELLDRVMSPVRLDTYQVSETGESKKKGFIEAYIGTFAFVMILYVALLFYGIAMMRGVLEEKSNRVMEVLLGSVSAEQLMSGKIVGIGLVGLTQMLIYAVTGGTLRFIVAAQQIDGGLTGILDAFAPMKLIFFVIYFLLGYTMFTSLFAAVGAVCNTEQEAQNLQFPVMMGVVVPMLMTFFFVSNPGSTLATTLSLVPLFTPMLMFMRISVLTPPAWQIALSIFLMLGTIWFLFKMVARIFRVGILMYGKRPTVKEIFRWARQPV; translated from the coding sequence ATGCATAACGTGTTCATGATCATTAGACGCGAGTACTTGCAGCGCGTTCGGAAGAAGTCGTTCTGGATCGGAACGCTCGTGGTCCCTCTGTTGGTGGGACTCATGTTTCTTGGACAGTTCGCGATGATGATGATCAAGACCGAAGACCAGCGGCACATCGCGATCGTGGACAATGGCGCCGGGGTCGCCGGTCTGCTCGCCGAACGTCTCGGCGAAGAGACCTTCGAATCGGGGGAGCCGGCCTATGTCGTCGAGTCGTTCATCACCTCCGACGATCAGGATTTTCAGGCTGCGATCGACGACCAGAAGGCAAGAGTTGCCAGCGACGAGATCTTCGGCGTCGTCACGATCGGCGATCAGATATTCGAGAACGAGAATTTCGGATTCCAACTGAAAAACGTCGGCAACGAACGGGCCGTCCAGAGCATCGAGAACGAGCTCGAGGACATCGTCGTTTCGCTACGCCTCGAACAGAGCGAACTTGGCATCGATCGGGAACTTCTCGACCGCGTCATGTCACCGGTCCGCCTCGACACGTATCAGGTCAGCGAGACGGGTGAATCGAAGAAGAAGGGGTTCATCGAGGCGTATATCGGCACGTTCGCATTCGTCATGATTCTCTACGTAGCGCTGCTGTTCTACGGCATCGCGATGATGCGCGGCGTTCTGGAAGAGAAATCCAATCGCGTCATGGAAGTCCTACTGGGGTCGGTCTCTGCCGAGCAGCTGATGAGCGGCAAGATAGTGGGCATAGGACTCGTCGGTTTGACACAGATGTTGATATACGCCGTCACCGGCGGCACCCTGCGATTCATCGTGGCGGCCCAACAGATCGATGGAGGATTGACCGGAATCCTCGACGCGTTTGCGCCGATGAAACTGATCTTCTTCGTCATCTACTTCTTGCTGGGCTATACGATGTTCACGTCACTCTTCGCGGCTGTCGGGGCGGTCTGCAACACGGAGCAAGAGGCGCAGAATCTTCAGTTCCCGGTGATGATGGGCGTCGTCGTCCCGATGCTGATGACGTTCTTCTTCGTGTCCAACCCGGGCTCCACGCTGGCCACGACATTGTCCCTGGTACCGCTGTTCACACCCATGTTGATGTTCATGCGGATCAGCGTTTTGACGCCCCCTGCGTGGCAGATTGCGCTGTCAATTTTCTTGATGCTCGGGACGATCTGGTTCCTATTCAAGATGGTGGCCCGGATCTTCCGGGTCGGGATCCTGATGTACGGCAAGCGTCCGACGGTGAAGGAGATCTTTCGCTGGGCCCGGCAACCGGTCTAG